The proteins below come from a single Caulobacter flavus genomic window:
- a CDS encoding efflux RND transporter permease subunit produces the protein MLERIVAAAIRLRWVVLALVAVAVAVGVWSFQRLPIDATPDITNVQVQINTEAPGFSPLEAEQRVTFPVETAIAGLPGLQYTRSISRYGLSQVTVVFKDGTDIYFARQLVGERLQSARGQLPPGLTPELGPISTGLGEIFMYTVEARPGARRPDGKAWGPEDLRTLQDWVIRPQLRNTPGVTEVNTIGGFERQFHVTPVPARLSAYGLTMGDVVAALERNNANVGAGYLERYGEQVLVRVPGQAAGIADLSAVIVASRNGAPIRVADVADIGLGQELRTGAATENGQEVVLGTVFMLVGENSRTVARAAAARLEEAAKALPPGVTAKPIYDRTDLVDRAIATVEKNLLEGALLVIVVLFLLLGNIRAALITAAVIPLSMLLTITGMVQAGVSGNLMSLGALDFGLIVDGAVIIVENCLRRLGEAQHRHGRLLTRDERFALVASAAGEVIRPSLFGILIITLVYVPIFALTGVEGKMFHPMAITVVIALTAALVLSLTFVPAAVAMFVTGKVQEKESRIMTGARRLYEPALETALRLRVPFVAGAAVLVVLAALAASRMGSEFAPSLDEGDIAMHAMRIPGTSLSQAVTMQAALEKRIARFPEVERVVAKIGTAEVATDPMPPSVADTFILLKDRKDWPDPRKPRARLVAELEAAVGEVPGSNYEFTQPIQMRFNELLSGVRADVAVKVHGDDLEQLLAVGEKIGAVVEGVSGAQDVGVEQVTGLPVLQITPDRAALARLGLNVDDVQSVVATAIGGTVTGQVFEGDRRFDVVVRLPESERGKVDDVGRLRIPLPGSPDQPRGFVPLQDVARIETVIGPNQISREDGKRRVVVTANVRGRDLGSFVDEVRDKVGAEVELPAGYWVTYGGAFEQLISAAKRLQLVVPAALLLIFGLLYALFRSAKDAGIVFSGVPLALTGGVAALLLRGLPLSISAGVGFIALSGVAVLNGVVMLSFIRSLRQDGTDLDQAIREGALARLRPVLMTALVASLGFVPMAFNVGAGAEVQRPLATVVIGGIVSSTLLTLLVLPALYRLAHQVRLRP, from the coding sequence ATGCTCGAACGCATCGTCGCCGCCGCGATCCGGCTGCGCTGGGTCGTGCTGGCGCTCGTCGCCGTGGCCGTTGCCGTGGGGGTCTGGAGCTTCCAGCGCCTGCCGATCGACGCCACGCCCGACATCACCAACGTCCAGGTGCAGATCAATACCGAGGCGCCCGGCTTCTCGCCGCTGGAGGCCGAGCAGAGGGTCACCTTCCCGGTCGAGACGGCCATCGCCGGCCTGCCGGGGCTGCAATATACCCGCTCGATCTCGCGTTACGGCCTCAGCCAGGTCACCGTCGTCTTCAAGGACGGGACCGACATCTACTTCGCCCGCCAGTTGGTGGGGGAGCGGCTGCAAAGCGCGCGCGGCCAGCTGCCGCCTGGCCTGACGCCGGAGCTCGGCCCCATCTCCACGGGCCTGGGCGAGATCTTCATGTACACCGTCGAGGCGAGGCCCGGCGCCCGACGTCCCGACGGCAAGGCCTGGGGGCCCGAGGACCTGCGCACCCTGCAGGACTGGGTGATCCGGCCCCAGCTGCGCAACACGCCTGGGGTGACCGAGGTCAACACCATCGGCGGCTTCGAGCGGCAGTTCCACGTCACGCCCGTCCCCGCCCGCCTGTCGGCCTACGGCCTGACCATGGGCGACGTAGTCGCGGCGCTGGAACGCAATAACGCCAATGTCGGGGCCGGCTACCTGGAGCGCTACGGCGAGCAGGTGCTGGTGCGCGTGCCCGGCCAGGCCGCGGGGATCGCCGACCTGTCGGCGGTCATCGTCGCCAGCCGCAACGGCGCGCCGATCCGCGTCGCCGACGTCGCCGACATCGGCCTGGGCCAGGAGCTGCGCACCGGCGCGGCCACCGAGAACGGCCAGGAGGTGGTGCTGGGCACCGTGTTCATGCTGGTGGGCGAGAACAGCCGCACCGTGGCCCGCGCCGCCGCCGCCCGCCTGGAAGAGGCCGCCAAGGCGCTGCCGCCGGGCGTCACGGCCAAGCCGATCTACGACCGCACCGACCTGGTCGACCGGGCCATCGCCACCGTCGAGAAGAACCTGCTGGAAGGCGCCCTACTGGTCATCGTCGTGCTGTTCCTGCTGCTGGGCAACATCCGCGCTGCCCTGATCACGGCGGCGGTCATCCCGCTGTCGATGCTGCTGACTATCACCGGCATGGTCCAGGCCGGCGTGTCGGGCAACCTGATGAGCCTGGGCGCGCTCGACTTCGGCCTGATCGTCGACGGGGCGGTGATCATCGTCGAGAACTGCCTGCGACGCCTGGGTGAGGCCCAGCATCGCCACGGCCGCCTGCTGACCCGCGACGAGCGTTTCGCGCTGGTCGCCTCGGCCGCCGGCGAGGTGATCCGCCCCTCGCTGTTCGGGATCCTGATCATCACCCTGGTCTATGTACCGATCTTCGCCCTCACCGGCGTCGAGGGAAAGATGTTCCACCCGATGGCGATCACCGTGGTCATCGCCCTGACGGCGGCGCTGGTGCTGTCGTTGACCTTCGTTCCCGCCGCCGTGGCCATGTTCGTCACCGGCAAGGTGCAGGAGAAGGAAAGCCGCATCATGACCGGCGCCCGGCGGCTCTACGAGCCGGCCCTGGAGACGGCCCTGCGCCTGCGCGTTCCGTTCGTCGCCGGCGCAGCGGTGCTGGTGGTCCTGGCGGCCCTCGCCGCCTCGCGCATGGGCTCGGAGTTCGCGCCCAGCCTCGACGAGGGCGACATCGCCATGCACGCCATGCGCATCCCGGGCACGAGCCTCTCCCAGGCCGTGACCATGCAGGCGGCGCTGGAGAAGCGGATCGCCCGCTTCCCCGAGGTCGAGCGGGTGGTGGCCAAGATCGGCACCGCCGAGGTCGCCACCGACCCGATGCCGCCTTCGGTGGCCGACACCTTCATCCTCCTGAAGGACCGCAAGGACTGGCCCGATCCGCGCAAGCCGCGCGCCAGGCTGGTGGCCGAGCTGGAGGCGGCCGTCGGCGAGGTTCCCGGCAGCAATTACGAGTTCACCCAGCCGATCCAGATGCGGTTCAACGAACTGCTGTCGGGCGTGAGGGCCGACGTGGCCGTCAAGGTCCACGGCGACGATCTCGAGCAGCTGCTGGCGGTCGGCGAGAAGATCGGCGCCGTGGTCGAGGGGGTCTCCGGCGCCCAGGACGTCGGGGTCGAGCAGGTCACCGGCCTGCCCGTCCTGCAGATCACGCCGGACCGCGCCGCCCTCGCCCGCCTCGGTCTCAATGTCGACGACGTGCAGTCGGTGGTGGCCACGGCCATCGGCGGCACGGTCACCGGCCAGGTGTTCGAGGGCGACCGGCGGTTCGACGTGGTCGTGCGGCTGCCCGAGAGCGAGCGCGGCAAGGTCGACGACGTCGGCCGGCTGCGTATCCCTTTGCCGGGAAGCCCCGACCAGCCGCGCGGCTTCGTGCCCTTGCAGGACGTCGCGCGGATCGAGACGGTGATCGGTCCCAACCAGATCAGCCGCGAGGACGGCAAGCGCCGCGTGGTGGTCACGGCCAATGTCCGCGGCCGCGACCTGGGTTCGTTCGTCGACGAGGTGCGCGACAAGGTCGGGGCCGAGGTCGAGCTGCCGGCGGGCTACTGGGTCACCTACGGCGGCGCCTTCGAGCAGCTGATCTCGGCGGCCAAGCGGCTGCAGCTGGTGGTTCCGGCCGCCCTGCTGCTGATCTTCGGCCTGCTCTACGCCCTGTTCCGTTCGGCCAAGGATGCGGGCATCGTCTTTTCCGGCGTGCCCCTGGCGCTGACCGGGGGCGTCGCGGCCCTGCTGCTTCGCGGCCTGCCGCTGTCGATCTCGGCCGGCGTCGGCTTCATCGCGCTCTCGGGCGTTGCGGTGCTGAACGGCGTGGTGATGCTGAGCTTCATCCGCTCGCTGCGGCAGGACGGCACGGACCTCGACCAGGCGATCCGCGAGGGCGCCCTGGCGCGGCTGCGGCCGGTGCTGATGACGGCCCTGGTGGCCAGTCTCGGCTTCGTGCCTATGGCCTTCAACGTCGGGGCCGGGGCCGAGGTGCAGCGGCCGCTGGCCACCGTGGTCATCGGCGGGATCGTCTCGTCCACCCTGCTGACCCTGCTGGTGCTGCCGGCCCTCTATCGGCTGGCTCATCAGGTCCGACTGCGGCCTTAA
- a CDS encoding efflux RND transporter periplasmic adaptor subunit — MTRRFMRVSAPLALAIAGALTLAACGDAPAKPESHAEETEKRGPHGGRMLYDGDLSLEITIFEDGIEPEFRVYAYRKDKALAPGEVQLSMTLTRLDGEVNRFAFKPQDDYLRGQGVVAEPHSFDVAVTAVVGGKTSNWRYESYEGRTTISAQAAKAGGVHTEVAGPAPIAQLVDMAGRVEITPEGKGEVRAWYPGRIMSLSGQLGASVRKGQVLARVESSESLQTYSIPAPISGVIVEKNLNVGDVAMERPIFVIADPTKLHAEFFVYPRDAEKVRVGQPVEVRSLSGDTRLTAQVEAVLPTADLVSQTLLAHVHLPGGADSAFRPGMGVEGSFQVGAQTAPLAVRTKAIQRFRDMPVVFVKVRDTYEVRMLEIGRQTPEWTQVLSGLKPGAEYVVDGAFLIRADIEKSGASHDH; from the coding sequence ATGACCCGCCGCTTCATGCGCGTTTCCGCGCCCCTGGCCCTGGCGATCGCCGGCGCCCTGACCCTCGCCGCCTGCGGCGACGCCCCGGCCAAGCCCGAAAGCCACGCCGAAGAGACCGAAAAGCGCGGTCCTCACGGCGGCCGTATGCTCTACGACGGCGACCTCTCGCTCGAGATCACCATCTTCGAGGACGGGATCGAGCCCGAGTTCCGCGTCTACGCCTATCGCAAGGACAAGGCGTTGGCGCCTGGCGAGGTCCAGCTGTCGATGACGCTGACCCGCCTCGACGGCGAGGTGAACCGCTTCGCCTTCAAGCCCCAGGACGACTACCTGCGCGGCCAGGGCGTGGTGGCCGAGCCGCATTCGTTCGACGTCGCGGTCACCGCCGTCGTCGGCGGCAAGACCAGCAACTGGCGCTACGAGTCCTACGAGGGGCGCACGACCATTTCCGCCCAGGCCGCCAAGGCCGGCGGCGTGCACACCGAGGTCGCCGGTCCCGCCCCGATCGCGCAGCTGGTCGACATGGCTGGCCGGGTCGAGATCACCCCCGAAGGCAAGGGCGAGGTCCGCGCCTGGTATCCGGGCCGGATCATGAGCCTTTCCGGCCAGCTGGGCGCGAGCGTCCGCAAGGGCCAGGTCCTGGCTCGCGTGGAATCCAGCGAGAGCCTGCAGACCTATTCGATCCCCGCCCCGATCAGCGGCGTCATCGTCGAGAAGAACCTCAATGTCGGCGACGTGGCCATGGAACGGCCGATCTTCGTGATCGCCGATCCCACCAAGCTGCACGCCGAGTTCTTCGTCTATCCGCGCGACGCCGAGAAGGTGCGCGTCGGCCAGCCGGTCGAGGTGCGCAGCCTGTCGGGCGACACCCGCCTGACCGCGCAGGTCGAGGCGGTGCTGCCGACCGCCGATCTGGTCAGCCAGACGCTTCTGGCCCACGTCCACCTGCCCGGCGGCGCCGACAGCGCCTTCAGGCCTGGCATGGGCGTCGAAGGCTCGTTCCAGGTCGGCGCCCAGACCGCGCCGCTGGCGGTGCGGACCAAGGCGATCCAGCGCTTCCGCGACATGCCCGTCGTCTTCGTCAAGGTGCGCGACACCTATGAGGTCCGGATGCTGGAGATCGGCCGCCAGACCCCCGAGTGGACGCAGGTGCTCTCGGGCCTCAAGCCTGGCGCCGAGTACGTCGTCGACGGCGCCTTCCTGATCCGCGCGGACATCGAGAAGTCCGGCGCGAGCCACGACCACTGA
- a CDS encoding DUF2147 domain-containing protein produces MIRMLAALALLAVSASAAPALAQEAGLAGRWRTSAENGVVSIERCGEVYCGRLKDAAPLRADPDQRDVRNRNAELRTRRLKDLTVLTNFSGGPRSWSGGPLYDPETGQGASTGTLTLLDDDTLAVKGCIAPLLCRTQTWKRVR; encoded by the coding sequence ATGATCCGGATGCTCGCGGCCCTGGCGCTGCTGGCGGTCTCGGCGAGCGCCGCGCCCGCCCTGGCCCAGGAGGCCGGCCTTGCCGGTCGCTGGCGCACCTCGGCCGAGAACGGCGTGGTCTCCATCGAACGCTGCGGCGAGGTCTATTGCGGCCGCCTGAAGGACGCCGCGCCTCTGCGCGCCGATCCCGACCAGCGGGACGTGCGCAACCGCAACGCCGAGCTGCGCACCCGTCGTCTCAAGGACCTGACGGTGCTGACCAACTTCTCCGGTGGACCACGATCCTGGTCCGGCGGGCCGCTCTACGACCCGGAGACGGGGCAGGGCGCTTCGACGGGCACGCTTACCCTCCTGGATGACGACACCCTGGCGGTGAAGGGCTGCATCGCCCCGCTGCTGTGCCGCACCCAGACCTGGAAGCGCGTGCGCTGA
- a CDS encoding TonB-dependent receptor: protein MQGSLRLALTLGASAMALSMAAPVWAQGPAAKPVQDEKDSLAIETVVVTAQRREEAANDIGMPIQAFSGQTLQQLRVTDPKDLSTVAPSFTVSQSYQGVPTYTLRGIGFNTINLSATSTVGTYVDEVAYAYPFMNTGPMFDLERVEVLKGPQGTLYGRNTTAGLVDFVTNKPTEAFEAGLTAEAGNYQTRNLEGYFSGPLGEKVQARLAFRTEYSGEGWQVSNSRDERLGEVRRQGWRLSLAAQPSDKVDIDFSYAGWRNRSDTVAAQAIGFTPATAASPFNAAGLVSYVAANKPTSATQADWAPLSVRGADVGTGLGIGDPAEEDDRFDAAKLRLAWHLSDDVSLISLTSYNKLRRDAVFDWSGAPYEILVQKAHGDIESTAEELRLEGRTEKGSWLVGGYIAHDEILDMNRTILGQNANVGLIRFYGSTLLATPFNSGGYTALQMSQAFRTYEDVGNIATDTWSVFANADRQLTETLKLTVGLRYSQDKQDYVGCSRDFNGNMLPNVNVVNRALFFSVYGLVAPITQGSCNTFDPATASFGFVRSTLDEDNFAWRAALDWQASDDVLVYGSISRGAKAGATPINAANISTQNAPARQELLTAYELGVKAALFERRVQANLGVFYYDYTDKQLSVSFADPIYTALSRLANVPEGMARGLDGDITWRATKSLTLLASATWLHTEVQGYTGINGAGQPQDFDGRPFLYSPKFQGGLTALFDHDLANGLKLQAALNGRWQAKSSADLEGNPLFVIDSYGLLNGSIGISSPDKGWELSLWGRNLTDEYYWTAVSSNANTVVRFPGKPRTWGAALSWRF, encoded by the coding sequence ATGCAAGGATCGTTGCGTCTCGCGCTGACGCTGGGGGCGTCGGCCATGGCCCTGTCGATGGCGGCGCCCGTCTGGGCCCAAGGCCCGGCCGCCAAGCCCGTCCAGGACGAAAAGGACAGCCTGGCCATCGAGACGGTCGTCGTCACGGCCCAGCGCCGCGAGGAGGCGGCCAACGACATCGGCATGCCGATCCAGGCCTTCAGCGGCCAGACCCTGCAGCAGCTGCGGGTCACCGACCCCAAGGACCTGTCGACGGTGGCGCCCAGCTTCACGGTCAGCCAGAGCTACCAGGGCGTGCCGACGTATACGCTGCGCGGCATCGGCTTCAACACCATCAACCTGTCGGCCACCTCGACCGTCGGCACCTATGTCGACGAGGTCGCCTACGCCTATCCGTTCATGAACACCGGCCCGATGTTCGACCTGGAGCGGGTCGAGGTGCTGAAGGGCCCGCAGGGCACGCTGTACGGCCGCAACACCACGGCGGGCCTGGTCGACTTCGTGACCAACAAACCGACCGAGGCGTTCGAGGCCGGGCTGACGGCCGAGGCCGGCAACTACCAGACGCGCAACCTGGAGGGCTATTTCAGCGGTCCGCTGGGCGAGAAGGTCCAGGCGCGCCTGGCCTTCCGCACCGAATACAGCGGCGAGGGCTGGCAGGTCAGCAACAGCCGCGACGAGCGCCTGGGCGAGGTCCGCCGGCAGGGCTGGCGCCTGTCGCTGGCCGCTCAGCCCAGCGACAAGGTCGACATCGACTTCTCCTACGCCGGCTGGCGCAACCGGTCCGACACCGTGGCCGCCCAGGCGATCGGCTTCACGCCCGCGACGGCGGCCAGCCCGTTCAACGCCGCGGGCCTGGTGAGCTACGTCGCGGCCAACAAGCCGACCTCGGCCACCCAGGCCGACTGGGCCCCGCTGTCGGTGCGCGGCGCCGACGTCGGCACGGGCCTGGGCATCGGCGATCCGGCCGAGGAGGACGACCGGTTCGACGCGGCCAAGCTGCGGCTGGCCTGGCACCTTTCCGACGACGTCAGCCTGATCTCGCTGACCAGCTACAACAAGCTGCGGCGCGACGCGGTGTTCGACTGGAGCGGCGCGCCCTACGAAATCCTGGTGCAGAAGGCGCACGGCGACATCGAGTCCACGGCCGAGGAACTGCGGCTGGAAGGGCGCACGGAAAAGGGCTCGTGGCTGGTCGGGGGCTATATCGCCCACGACGAGATCCTCGACATGAACCGCACGATCCTGGGCCAGAACGCCAATGTGGGCCTGATCCGGTTCTACGGCTCGACCCTGCTGGCCACGCCCTTCAACAGCGGCGGCTACACCGCCCTGCAGATGAGCCAGGCGTTCCGCACCTACGAGGACGTCGGCAACATCGCGACCGACACCTGGAGCGTTTTCGCCAACGCTGACAGGCAGTTGACCGAAACTCTGAAACTGACGGTCGGCCTGCGCTACAGCCAGGACAAGCAGGACTATGTGGGCTGCTCGCGCGACTTCAACGGCAACATGCTGCCCAACGTCAACGTCGTGAACCGGGCGCTGTTCTTCAGCGTCTACGGCCTGGTGGCGCCGATCACGCAAGGGTCGTGCAACACCTTCGATCCGGCCACCGCCAGCTTCGGCTTCGTGCGCTCGACGCTGGACGAGGACAACTTCGCCTGGCGCGCGGCGCTGGACTGGCAGGCTTCGGACGACGTGCTGGTCTACGGCTCGATCTCGCGCGGGGCCAAGGCCGGCGCGACGCCGATCAACGCGGCCAACATCTCGACCCAGAACGCCCCGGCGCGGCAGGAACTGCTGACCGCCTACGAGCTGGGCGTGAAGGCGGCGCTGTTCGAGCGGCGCGTGCAGGCCAACCTGGGCGTCTTCTACTACGACTATACCGACAAGCAGCTCAGCGTGTCGTTCGCCGACCCGATCTATACGGCCCTGTCGCGCCTGGCCAACGTGCCGGAAGGCATGGCCCGGGGCCTGGACGGCGACATCACCTGGCGCGCGACCAAGTCTCTCACCCTCCTCGCCTCGGCGACCTGGCTGCACACCGAGGTCCAGGGCTACACCGGCATCAACGGCGCCGGTCAGCCCCAGGACTTCGACGGACGGCCTTTTTTATACAGCCCGAAGTTCCAGGGCGGCCTGACCGCCCTGTTCGACCACGACCTGGCCAATGGCCTGAAGCTGCAGGCGGCGCTGAACGGCCGCTGGCAGGCCAAGTCGAGCGCCGACCTGGAGGGCAATCCACTGTTCGTCATCGACAGCTACGGCCTGCTGAACGGCAGCATCGGGATATCTTCGCCCGACAAGGGCTGGGAGCTGTCGCTGTGGGGGCGCAATCTGACCGACGAATACTACTGGACCGCCGTCAGCAGCAACGCCAACACCGTGGTGCGCTTCCCGGGCAAGCCGCGTACATGGGGTGCGGCGCTGAGCTGGCGGTTCTGA
- a CDS encoding Coq4 family protein: MQAAPTAPALRPVHGQNRAPSHAAPRRIQPVRAVRAFSRLVADKEDTAQVFEIMNALAGRSIEWGYQRLMDTPQGGIQAYQQVELSDRLQDRDWLATFAEGTVGAAYLAFVDSRNLSAYGLAAESNKVADTEIEAAHPRAWYARRIRDVHDIWHVLTGYQTDALGEACVVAFSLPQTRSTGFGLIAAGAAVQFMRARTGHPCGKAVLQAWRNGRKAAWLPGEDYEALLAEPLEAARARLRIPRPTLYERVPPETRNAYLGGQG, translated from the coding sequence GTGCAAGCTGCGCCTACCGCGCCCGCGCTGCGCCCAGTTCACGGCCAGAATCGCGCGCCTTCCCATGCGGCGCCTCGCCGCATCCAGCCGGTCCGCGCGGTGCGCGCCTTCAGCCGGCTGGTGGCCGACAAGGAGGACACCGCGCAGGTCTTCGAGATCATGAACGCCCTGGCGGGCCGTTCGATCGAATGGGGCTACCAGCGCCTGATGGACACGCCGCAGGGCGGCATCCAGGCCTATCAGCAGGTCGAGTTGTCCGACCGCCTGCAGGACCGCGACTGGCTGGCGACATTCGCCGAAGGCACCGTCGGCGCCGCCTATCTGGCGTTCGTCGACAGCCGCAACCTGTCGGCCTACGGCCTGGCGGCGGAGAGCAACAAGGTCGCCGACACCGAGATCGAGGCGGCCCACCCGCGCGCCTGGTACGCCCGCCGCATCCGCGACGTGCACGACATCTGGCACGTGCTGACCGGCTACCAGACTGACGCCCTGGGCGAGGCCTGCGTGGTGGCGTTCTCGCTGCCGCAGACCCGCAGCACGGGCTTTGGCCTGATCGCCGCCGGGGCGGCGGTGCAGTTCATGCGGGCGCGTACGGGCCATCCGTGCGGCAAGGCGGTGCTGCAGGCCTGGCGCAACGGCCGCAAGGCCGCGTGGCTGCCGGGCGAGGACTACGAGGCGCTGCTGGCCGAACCGCTGGAAGCCGCCCGCGCCCGCCTGCGGATCCCGCGCCCGACGCTCTACGAGCGGGTGCCGCCGGAGACGCGCAACGCCTATCTGGGAGGCCAGGGATGA
- a CDS encoding TetR/AcrR family transcriptional regulator — MSIEKSATRRRRRVPEEARREAIASARALLLSGGPDAVTLSAVAGEIGVTHANLIHHFGSAAGLQSALMGSMVSDLTQALDEAIARLKTDEGAPLELVNAVFDAFDTGGAGRLAAWITLSGDLSHLEPVRAAVQNLVEAIADKMGAQDAQAREGVGAAVMFIALSAFGEALIGPPLRDMLNLPDGAGRRVVASLLPRFLIPKASSTSASAT; from the coding sequence ATGTCAATTGAGAAAAGCGCAACTCGCCGTCGACGCCGCGTGCCCGAAGAAGCGCGCCGCGAAGCGATCGCCTCCGCGCGCGCTCTGCTGCTCTCGGGCGGACCCGATGCCGTGACATTGTCGGCGGTCGCCGGCGAGATCGGCGTGACCCACGCCAACCTCATCCATCACTTCGGTTCCGCGGCCGGCCTGCAGTCGGCGCTGATGGGCTCGATGGTCTCCGACCTGACCCAGGCCCTGGACGAAGCCATCGCCCGCCTGAAGACCGACGAAGGCGCGCCGCTGGAGCTGGTCAACGCGGTTTTCGACGCATTTGACACCGGTGGCGCGGGGCGACTGGCCGCCTGGATCACCCTGTCGGGGGATCTGTCGCATCTCGAGCCCGTCCGCGCGGCCGTGCAGAACCTGGTCGAGGCCATCGCCGACAAGATGGGCGCGCAGGACGCCCAGGCTCGCGAGGGCGTTGGCGCGGCGGTGATGTTCATCGCGCTCAGCGCCTTCGGCGAGGCCCTGATCGGCCCGCCGCTGCGCGACATGCTGAACCTGCCCGACGGCGCGGGCCGTCGCGTGGTCGCCAGCCTGCTGCCGCGCTTCCTGATCCCCAAGGCTTCGTCCACGAGCGCCTCGGCTACGTAA
- a CDS encoding TolC family protein, producing the protein MHSVIHGRRARSWLLATALALATPLAAQASPLTLAEALGRTAAADPARPAVAARLSAAEAGVRQAGVRPNPVVGVDVEDLAGSGPYSLIDRAQATLYYEQTRERGGKRAARVALARGDIALSRLRDDVRVLDLLHEADLAWVEAVYAEAEAALAADRLALAERARGEVSRRVKAARDPLFAGARADAQVAEARIALAQAQTRAADARRALAAYWGGGEIEIDAAVLEDLSVAGRAAGPASPADLALLDAQRDLASARVRVEESKAVQDPTWRAGLRYLNDEGAVAAVVGGSIPLGRYDTNRGAIDQARAERQAADLDLAGARSVLERRIAATQASLAQKAAEARRIQAEVVPANARTVDLVRDGFNRGGFSYLDVLEAQKALIEARSRRLAVLKAFQVDRAQLDRLTGAHARLIPASPESVR; encoded by the coding sequence ATGCATTCCGTCATCCACGGCCGCCGCGCGCGGTCCTGGCTGCTCGCCACGGCGCTCGCCCTGGCGACGCCCCTGGCCGCGCAGGCCAGCCCCCTGACCCTGGCCGAGGCGCTGGGGCGCACGGCCGCCGCCGATCCCGCCCGCCCCGCCGTCGCCGCCAGGCTGTCGGCCGCCGAAGCCGGCGTGCGCCAGGCCGGCGTCCGGCCCAATCCCGTCGTCGGCGTCGACGTCGAGGACCTGGCCGGCTCGGGCCCCTACTCCCTGATCGATCGCGCCCAGGCCACGCTCTACTACGAGCAGACCCGCGAGCGCGGCGGCAAGCGCGCCGCCCGCGTGGCCCTGGCCCGGGGCGACATCGCGCTGTCGCGCCTGCGCGACGACGTGCGCGTGCTCGACCTGCTGCACGAGGCCGACCTAGCCTGGGTCGAGGCCGTCTATGCCGAAGCCGAGGCCGCCCTCGCCGCCGACCGCCTGGCCCTGGCCGAACGCGCCCGTGGCGAGGTCTCGCGCCGGGTGAAGGCCGCCCGTGACCCGCTGTTCGCCGGCGCCCGCGCCGACGCCCAGGTCGCCGAGGCTCGCATCGCTCTCGCCCAGGCCCAGACCCGCGCCGCCGACGCCCGCCGGGCGCTGGCCGCCTACTGGGGCGGCGGAGAGATCGAGATCGACGCCGCGGTGCTGGAGGACCTGTCGGTCGCCGGCCGCGCCGCGGGTCCGGCCTCGCCGGCGGACCTGGCCTTGCTCGACGCCCAGCGCGACCTGGCCTCGGCTCGCGTCCGGGTCGAAGAAAGCAAGGCCGTGCAGGATCCGACCTGGCGCGCCGGCCTGCGCTATCTCAACGACGAAGGGGCCGTGGCCGCCGTGGTCGGCGGCTCGATCCCGCTGGGCCGCTACGATACCAATCGCGGCGCCATCGACCAGGCCCGGGCCGAGCGCCAGGCCGCGGACCTCGATCTGGCCGGCGCGCGCAGCGTGCTGGAGCGCAGGATCGCCGCGACCCAGGCGTCCCTGGCCCAGAAGGCCGCCGAGGCCCGCCGCATCCAGGCCGAGGTCGTGCCGGCCAACGCCCGGACGGTCGACCTCGTCCGCGACGGCTTCAATCGGGGCGGCTTTTCCTATCTCGACGTGCTGGAGGCCCAGAAGGCCCTGATCGAGGCCAGGAGCCGGCGCCTGGCCGTGCTGAAGGCCTTCCAGGTCGACCGCGCCCAGCTAGACCGTCTGACCGGCGCCCACGCGCGCCTGATCCCCGCTTCCCCGGAGTCTGTCCGATGA